One segment of Tenrec ecaudatus isolate mTenEca1 chromosome 1, mTenEca1.hap1, whole genome shotgun sequence DNA contains the following:
- the IQCN gene encoding IQ domain-containing protein N, with protein MQQETPRPLPEQTSPSRQTGLPSQSKLNSPCEAEAPPAKPQPEAAESQKAPQEQPAPHHVPRLRSVVESHAFRNVLVDEMDMMMARAATLIQANWRGHQLRQKLISQMTAAKAIQEAWRRFHIKRSLRAYKEVDEDKDIPYHPPQQVRFKQHTPGGREASPQPVRINKETQFPSSDSLAPCNLQKSLGAPGSLEPGTTPPYVFEAPSVPFLSHQSAAIRFPCPMHADKRQYPCLMTKTIRSSCLVHIEAETAKGKHGTSPLSKGSPVELTPCGRSAQLGSGPLKTQTQAHVEAEALRLAPHVCPVSSLVKIPPQTHPVTVTMTKNPSQPSPTATMFKMPPQTRMAVTTAKIPSPACLMTPMTKTTSQTHPGPTMAHPLPQPRPASMTSKAPHQARPLCMMAKISPQTHSVATVVKVPSQTCPVVKSPPQTRLATMITKTPAQLRSVAALFKNFCTFPTPAGNPKSPPPASVGSRTSQSLSHTHLNSAKVKSPGPERQTDVALKVSSHSGVAAGKSTGHPQEVGTPKVLARSNWEAENIKVCTQRLMRTEMPPKTSGDADMPRTLFNRCKARAQGQERKESVRGQPRACLPTQGVMTPGQVQPAAALIKPQCQGHASTGLAKTLSRTLSKTLFQAQLVSGMTKSQCQAAEIPAKPTKVPSQMQPGAELTKTPFPAQAPAGLAKTQPQNQQVAKLTSPQLQTQTPPRMPKDQDRASQAARLAKAQAQPQPPAGMTKAQSQINLAAGTTKAGIQVQVSLALTKAESQAQLAEPTKTHLERQLSTGLTKTLSQASLTTETAKPLCQDHQATHLSKTQSQLQLAGCKASTQPSQLLGALAPGLELGKTEQAIHSPGPNTQGMLVPLLPGHSSCNIESWGDSGAARAPTPTHSPPGLSPEEVTASQLASLCAELTAMLNSHEDLRSLLCKTLSQGEVRATLTQVLSKEGLGTTMVKALPQGMLGAVLAKALSWSELGVAVSRALSRTELRAELTRTLHSRLTDVLSKALTEDERAALSQALCQGELGAVLSTCLSQAVLRTAATLPKVVVKAAGSSLAAGAGTVELDCGGTPSATWRPALGPTRGHPSKVRDPGSGAWEEMGDGTMLGGSPCLLRVPSPEVTTIHQCALIFSQEPRGPWGRTAGSDQPSPSLSQTVCGNEAPAFHSTGPDVPKPPHLRPPPYLWPPLTASGVGHSASQPSVTGGAAPSSQKQQESSRVAPRTWSSPGAASNYSGKMPSSVGSRRASRGHQSPFPCSRHNCWCQLSEASKGTCETCQPPMARGVGPRSQAPNHKQAPVDPRKGTRNPSSGAKISRVVPGDPQAGCDLSDPMSPMKNYLVTQVNSILSQAASGLSQTPIPFQEGTRVSKPARSQPQQLASGHQTSVGNRRTGPSADTVRGFSQRSAIPRAQQRSAALSNSQSSLQSSSSASLSTTSLASLNATDQEEEPWEDKPQCCQQRGPPKHGEVVRCSQGTREMEKTSRAQPRQTARRRPITATELVPILHHGPMASRMSFSVHWGSESDTDVSSFPSSTDTIQSLSQVSARTGLVRSLSLGNMTHTPRQQPTQPQASLVSRLAPSLSYPSMATGVTSNLYHPSVASRVTPSPARLPVARGVSLNLTHPAVASRMTSRLGQPCMTSGGTPSLIQPCMTSGQAPSLAQPCMTPGQAPSLAQPCVVSGKAPSLAQPCMASGQAPSLAKPCMASGQAPSLAQPCMTTGQAPSLAQPCMTTGQAPSLAQPCVVSGKAPSLAQPCMASGGAPNLAQPCTTSGRAPSLAQPCMTSGGAPSLAQKCMATGGAPSLAWPPMTSGKVPSLYQPCMPSREAPNFSHSSAPSRAAPSLTQQLMASRGVPSLSHPSVVSRMTPRSTQPAISSWGAPNLSPPSSASRVTPSVASAARKLSPSRSQPSVTSHGFDMPRLASGRDSNGQSSRRVDAVTPHLQQALGTMSVKPHPSAAPLSWQQRQAASETWVAITQNPQVASSLQHPNFSEGIGRSMGQTSLVTTSTPNLYQASMASGPATGSGQSVSISQETPPRRMTPNLAQETAVASATPILPRRTMVTGVGQSQSQVAGGVAPATCWVSGSRGHLTREQVSVTSRAPEGSQPSVSNRLAESHSKGSMVGVAPSTPKLSMDLPVGLDYRPPSVAIVVTPSYQQASVLTQDSMMGVASGLGPDPVASRMTPAGTPRTATTTLTPSPATGSVIRGMGQNLSPGSSASSVTQTLPSGYVATAGAPGVAPASVDGELNQSLVLEPRPSLVTPVPVGSLLIGISPRPYQGSLVGEGCLTSFQASRTATMAHVHTQASGVSSTIRNLNRVPTVLSRVSQMDQAMGVMSFRATETRATLSQVSGSSGENDLNSKPVVLQVTPWTYRESLGAEEDYAPELQLQEGTVKEPWAPFLGEVATSFAKSVDSMVHNYPQGGMVSAVTQSYPQGGMVSAVTQAHPQGGMVSAVTQAHPQGGMVSAVTQAHPQGGMASGVTQSYPQGGVVSGVTQSYPQGGVVSGVTQSYPQGANVSGVTQAHPQGGMVSGVTQAHSQGAVISGVTQAHPQGAIVSGIAQTHSKDAMVSSVGQRLPPASVTSPSIQPLGSMASGVAQSHPPGSMVNGMTQAFHSEYAVSIWARAPPPGPVASGMAPAPSQATSVATHSGVGSTSPTPQPAASNGSSSRISLHTQSVVNRLISQSQVISGAPSKPPVFTQSHSQAAALPPPSRSSQPPQGNFRPPSVPTGSNTQMRDPDPSQGSHTPQQSPPPSEAVPSQFQMDTAPGTQLSPVARDVAQSSHRASLGPRKSYKSVHSSIVAEMLGDSVTTLVPAPQLQEKPPQPSQTTRSSVGAPHTGIMRTQGMSVPRTHPGIHRVSLGYESSPGGSRRPLFDQASPLKLQESHASVAPKSSHQPSQTPSALQREMVLGVEGGQQPWNTNATAAAAVPSVVAGTRDSMAGPRSVWQPVRGPGPWDVKAAGWRSSGQQWGAAQKVEELRVRAVITIQAHVRGYLVRRKIKAWHQSATTIQAVWRGHVVRRQLYQLQGTNHTIHTHWCSYKTQQDQDQGQQPRPQAVWPAPADWTRASSEHRCFQSCQPRSCALCQTLSLGLGAPPSVVLLVGSSPRTCHMCGQTVQTRVVQGTGQGAGCQESTPALRTLSAQLVPTSPSGPSLTTLPPCCEKAKAATTIQSAWRGYVARCHLKKQQAAAKKLQANWRGHFTRTCLTTDSLLGLTRSSLANDSFLGRERPWDRQRHTKYPGV; from the coding sequence ATGCAGCAAGAGACACCGCGTCCGCTTCCGGAACAGACATCACCGAGCAGGCAGACAGGCCTCCCGTCCCAGTCCAAACTCAATTCCCCCTGTGAGGCAGAGGCGCCGCCCGCCAAGCCCCAGCCGGAGGCCGCCGAGTCCCAGAAAGCCCCCCAGGAGCAGCCGGCGCCACACCATGTCCCCCGCCTGCGCTCCGTGGTGGAGAGCCACGCCTTCAGGAACGTCCTAGTGGACGAGATGGACATGATGATGGCTCGCGCGGCCACCCTCATCCAAGCCAACTGGAGGGGCCACCAGCTCCGGCAGAAGCTGATCTCCCAGATGACAGCAGCCAAGGCCATCCAGGAGGCTTGGCGGCGCTTCCACATCAAGCGCAGCCTCCGCGCCTACAAGGAAGTGGACGAGGACAAGGACATCCCTTACCACCCCCCGCAGCAGGTGCGGTTCAAGCAGCACACCCCAGGAGGGCGAGAAGCCTCCCCACAGCCCGTCAGGATCAACAAGGAAACCCAGTTCCCTTCCTCAGACAGTCTGGCCCCCTGCAACCTCCAGAAGTCCCTGGGGGCGCCTGGCTCCCTAGAGCCCGGAACGACCCCTCCATATGTGTTCGAAGCCCCCAGTGTCCCCTTCCTGTCCCACCAGTCTGCGGCCATTCGGTTCCCATGTCCGATGCATGCAGACAAGCGCCAGTACCCTTGCTTGATGACGAAGACCATCAGGAGCTCCTGCCTGGTCCACATCGAAGCGGAGACCGCCAAGGGCAAGCATGGGACCAGCCCACTCAGCAAGGGCAGCCCTGTGGAGCTGACACCGTGTGGAAGGAGTGCTCAGTTGGGGAGTGGACCCCTCAAAACCCAGACCCAGGCCCATGTGGAAGCAGAGGCGCTAAGACTCGCGCCCCATGTGTGCCCGGTGTCCTCGCTGGTCAAGATCCCACCCCAGACACACCCGGTCACCGTCACAATGACCAAGAATCCATCTCAGCCCAGCCCGACCGCCACCATGTTCAAAATGCCTCCCCAGACACGAATGGCAGTCACGACGGCCAAGATCCCATCCCCAGCCTGTCTGATGACCCCAATGACCAAGACCACGTCCCAGACACACCCAGGGCCCACCATGGCCCATCCCCTGCCCCAGCCACGTCCAGCATCCATGACTTCCAAGGCACCACACCAAGCACGCCCTCTGTGCATGATGGCCAAGATTTCACCCCAGACCCATTCAGTGGCCACCGTAGTTAAAGTTCCCTCCCAGACCTGCCCAGTGGTCAAGAGCCCCCCTCAGACACGCCTGGCCACCATGATCACCAAGACCCCGGCTCAGTTACGCTCGGTAGCCGCTCTCTTCAAGAACTTCTGCACGTTCCCGACACCCGCTGGGAACCCAAAGTCACCCCCTCCAGCCAGTGTGGGCAGCAGGACCTCCCAGTCTCTGTCCCACACGCAtctgaactcagccaaagtgaagagTCCTGGCCCCGAGAGGCAGACCGACGTGGCCCTCAAGGTCTCATCCCACTCCGGCGTGGCTGCGGGCAAATCCACGGGCCACCCCCAGGAAGTGGGTACGCCCAAGGTCCTGGCGAGGTCTAACTGGGAAGCCGAGAACATCAAGGTCTGTACCCAGAGGCTGATGAGAACAGAAATGCCACCCAAGACCAGCGGGGACGCAGACATGCCCAGGACTCTGTTCAACAGGTGCAAGGCCCGAGCACAAGGCCAGGAGAGAAAGGAGAGTGTCCGGGGCCAGCCCCGGGCCTGTTTGCCCACCCAAGGGGTTATGACCCCAGGCCAGGTCCAGCCAGCCGCTGCACTGATCAAACCCCAGTGCCAGGGGCATGCGTCCACCGGGCTGGCCAAGACCCTGTCCAGGACTCTGTCCAAGACCCTCTTCCAGGCCCAGCTGGTGAGCGGGATGACCAAGAGCCAGTGCCAAGCAGCAGAGATCCCTGCCAAACCAACCAAGGTCCCGTCTCAGATGCAGCCCGGGGCTGAGCTGACTAAAACACCCTTCCCGGCCCAGGCCCCTGCCGGGCTGGCCAagactcagcctcagaatcagcaaGTGGCCAAGCTAACCAGCCCCCAGCTCCAGACCCAGACACCCCCCAGGATGCCCAAGGATCAGGACCGGGCCTCACAGGCGGCCAGGTTGGCCaaggcccaggcccagccccagccccctgctGGGATGACAAAGGCCCAATCCCAAATCAATCTGGCCGCAGGAACAACCAAAGCCGGGATCCAGGTCCAGGTGTCCCTTGCCCTGACCAAGGCTGAGTCCCAGGCCCAGCTGGCTGAGCCGACCAAGACCCACTTAGAGAGACAGCTGTCCACTGGGCTGACCAAGACCCTGTCCCAGGCCTCGCTGACAACAGAAACAGCCAAGCCCCTCTGCCAAGACCATCAGGCCACACACCTCAGCAAAACCCAGTCGCAGCTCCAGCTTGCTGGGTGCAAGGCCTCCACCCAGCCCAGCCAACTCCTCGGTGCCCTGGCCCCCGGCCTCGAGCTGGGCAAGACTGAGCAGGCCATCCACTCACCAGGCCCCAACACCCAGGGCATGCTGGTGCCATTGCTGCCTGGTCACTCCTCCTGCAACATCGAGTCCTGGGGGGACAGCGGGGCAGCCCGGGCCCCAACACCCACGCACAGCCCGCCTGGACTCAGCCCGGAGGAGGTAACAGCCTCCCAGCTGGCTTCGCTCTGCGCCGAGCTGACCGCCATGCTGAACTCCCACGAGGACCTCCGCTCGCTGCTGTGCAAGACTTTGTCGCAGGGTGAAGTGCGGGCCACTCTGACACAGGTCCTTTCCAAGGAGGGACTGGGCACCACCATGGTGAAGGCCCTGCCACAGGGCATGCTGGGTGCTGTGCTGGCCAAGGCCTTGTCTTGGAGCGAGCTGGGCGTGGCTGTATCGCGGGCGCTCTCTCGGACCGAGCTGCGGGCAGAGCTGACCAGGACCCTGCATAGCAGGCTGACCGACGTGCTCAGCAAGGCGCTGACGGAGGACGAGCGGGCGGCACTGAGCCAGGCCCTGTGCCAGGGGGAGCTGGGCGCCGTCCTGAGCACATGTCTGTCACAGGCGGTGCTGCGGACCGCAGCTACACTTCCCAAGGTGGTCGtgaaggcagcaggcagcagcctGGCGGCGGGGGCCGGGACAGTGGAGTTGGACTGCGGGGGGACCCCATCGGCCACGTGGAGGCCCGCCCTGGGGCCCACGAGAGGTCACCCCAGCAAGGTCAGGGACCCTGGCAGTGGGGCCTGGGAGGAGATGGGGGATGGGACGATGCTTGGGGGGTCACCCTGCTTGTTGAGAGTCCCTAGTCCAGAGGTCACCACCATCCACCAATGTGCACTCATCTTCAGCCAGGAGCCCCGGGGGCCTTGGGGGAGGACAGCGGGCAGTGACCAGCCCAGCCCGAGCTTAAGCCAGACGGTCTGCGGGAACGAGGCACCCGCTTTCCACAGCACAGGACCTGATGTGCCCAAGCCACCCCACTTGCGGCCGCCCCCCTATCTGTGGCCACCGCTGACCGCCAGTGGTGTTGGCCACAGCGCCAGCCAGCCATCAGTGACAGGCGGTGCGGCCCCCAGCTCCCAGAAGCAACAGGAGTCCAGCAGGGTGGCCCCTCGCACGTGGTCATCGCCCGGGGCGGCCAGCAACTACTCAGGCAAGATGCCAAGCTCGGTGGGCAGCAGGAGGGCATCACGTGGCCACCAATCCCCTTTCCCCTGCAGCAGGCACAACTGCTGGTGCCAGCTCTCAGAGGCCAGCAAGGGGACCTGTGAGACATGCCAGCCTCCCATGGCCAGAGGGGTGGGCCCCAGATCGCAGGCCCCAAACCATAAGCAGGCACCTGTGGACCCCAGGAAAGGGACCAGGAACCCATCGTCGGGCGCCAAGATAAGCAGGGTGGTCCCAGGTGACCCCCAGGCGGGCTGTGACCTGTCAGACCCCATGTCACCCATGAAGAACTACCTGGTGACTCAGGTCAATTCCATTCTTTCCCAAGCTGCCTCGGGCCTTTCCCAGACACCCATCCCCTTCCAGGAAGGGACGAGGGTGTCTAAGCCGGCCAGGTCCCAACCCCAGCAGCTGGCATCGGGCCATCAAACATCCGTGGGTAACAGGCGGACAGGCCCCTCCGCAGACACTGTCAGAGGCTTCTCCCAGCGCTCGGCAATTCCCAGAGCCCAGCAGCGCTCAGCGGCCCTCAGCAATTCCCAGAGCTCTCTGCAGAGCAGCAGCTCGGCCAGCCTGTCCACCACGTCCCTGGCCAGCTTGAATGCCACTGATCAGGAGGAGGAGCCTTGGGAGGACAAGCCACAGTGCTGTCAACAAAGGGGGCCCCCGAAGCATGGGGAGGTGGTGAGGTGCTCGCAGGGGACCAGGGAGATGGAAAAGACGAGTAGGGCCCAGCCCAGGCAGACGGCCCGCAGACGGCCCATCACAGCCACAGAGCTGGTCCCCATTCTACACCACGGACCTATGGCTAGCCGAATGTCCTTCAGTGTCCACTGGGGATCAGAGAGTGACACGGATGTGTCCTCCTTCCCGAGCTCCACAGATACAATCCAGAGTCTGTCCCAAGTATCGGCGAGGACAGGGCTGGTGAGAAGCCTCTCTCTGGGGAATATGACTCACACCCCACGTCAACAGCCCACCCAACCCCAGGCATCTTTGGTCAGTAGGTTGGCTCCGAGCCTTTCCTACCCATCCATGGCCACCGGGGTGACCTCCAACCTCTATCATCCATCTGTGGCCAGTAGAGTAACCCCCAGCCCAGCTCGCCTACCTGTAGCCAGGGGGGTGTCCCTCAATCTAACCCACCCAGCTGTGGCCAGTAGGATGACCTCCAGACTCGGCCAGCCATGCATGACCAGTGGGGGGACACCCAGCCTAATCCAGCCATGCATGACTAGTGGGCAAGCACCCAGCCTAGCCCAGCCATGCATGACCCCTGGGCAAGCACCCAGCCTAGCCCAGCCATGCGTGGTCAGTGGGAAAGCACCCAGCCTAGCCCAGCCATGCATGGCCAGTGGGCAGGCACCCAGCCTAGCCAAGCCATGCATGGCCAGTGGGCAGGCACCTAGCCTAGCCCAGCCATGCATGACCACTGGGCAAGCACCCAGCCTAGCCCAGCCATGCATGACCACTGGGCAAGCACCCAGCCTAGCCCAGCCATGTGTGGTCAGTGGGAAAGCACCCAGCCTAGCCCAGCCATGCATGGCCAGTGGGGGGGCACCCAACCTAGCCCAGCCATGCACAACCAGTGGGAGGGCGCCCAGCCTAGCCCAGCCATGCATGACCAGTGGGGGGGCACCCAGCCTAGCCCAGAAATGCATGGCCACTGGGGGGGCACCCAGCCTAGCCTGGCCACCCATGACCAGTGGGAAAGTCCCCAGTCTATACCAGCCATGCATGCCTAGTAGGGAGGCACCCAACTTCTCTCACTCATCTGCACCCAGTAGGGCggcccctagcctaacccagcaACTCATGGCCAGCAGGGGTGTGCCCAGCCTCTCTCACCCATCTGTGGTCAGTAGGATGACACCCAGGTCCACCCAGCCAGCCATATCCAGTTGGGGGGCACCCAACCTCTCTCCCCCATCTTCAGCCAGTAGGGTTACCCCGAGCGTAGCATCAGCAGCTAGAAAATTGAGCCCAAGTCGATCCCAGCCATCTGTGACTAGTCATGGCTTTGATATGCCGCGTTTGGCCTCTGGGAGAGATTCTAATGGACAGTCCTCCAGGAGGGTGGATGCGGTAACCCCACATTTGCAGCAGGCCCTGGGCACCATGTCAGTTAAGCCACACCCTTCTGCAGCCCCCTTGAGCTGGCAGCAGCGCCAGGCTGCTTCAGAGACCTGGGTGGCCATAACCCAGAATCCTCAGGTAGCCTCCAGCCTCCAGCACCCCAACTTCAGCGAGGGTATAGGCCGGAGTATGGGCCAAACTTCCCTTGTCACCACCTCCACACCAAACCTTTACCAGGCCTCGATGGCCAGTGGTCCGGCTACTGGATCTGGCCAGTCGGTTAGCATTTCCCAGGAGACTCCACCCAGACGGATGACCCCAAATCTGGCTCAGGAGACAGCAGTGGCTAGCGCCACGCCCATTCTGCCTCGGAGGACTATGGTCACCGGTGTGGGCCAAAGTCAGTCTCAGGTGGCTGGTGGCGTGGCGCCTGCTACATGCTGGGTGTCTGGATCCCGTGGGCATTTGACCCGTGAGCAAGTGTCAGTGACTTCCAGAGCCCCGGAAGGCTCCCAGCCGTCGGTGTCGAATAGATTGGCAGAGTCTCACTCCAAGGGTTCCATGGTAGGCGTGGCCCCCAGCACCCCCAAGCTCAGCATGGATCTCCCCGTGGGCCTGGATTACCGGCCTCCTTCCGTGGCCATCGTGGTCACCCCTAGTTACCAACAAGCCAGTGTTCTCACGCAGGATTCCATGATGGGTGTGGCGAGTGGCCTGGGGCCCGATCCCGTAGCCAGTAGGATGACCCCAGCCGGGACACCACGCACTGCAACCACTACTTTGACCCCTAGCCCGGCCACAGGGTCTGTGATCCGAGGCATGGGCCAAAATCTCTCCCCAGGTTCTTCAGCCAGCAGTGTGACCCAGACCCTTCCCTCAGGCTATGTGGCCACTGCGGGGGCCCCTGGGGTAGCTCCAGCATCTGTGGATGGGGAGCTGAATCAGAGCCTAGTTCTAGAACCTAGACCTAGCCTGGTGACTCCAGTCCCCGTGGGATCCCTGCTGATTGGAATCTCCCCTCGGCCTTATCAGGGGTCCCTGGTTGGGGAGGGGTGCCTGACTTCCTTCCAGGCGTCCCGCACTGCTACCATGGCACACGTGCACACTCAGGCATCAGGAGTAAGCAGTACCATCAGGAACCTTAACCGAGTGCCCACTGTTCTGTCCAGAGTCTCCCAGATGGACCAGGCGATGGGGGTGATGTCATTCAGGGCCACAGAGACCCGGGCCACGTTGTCCCAGGTGTCGGGATCTAGTGGAGAGAATGACCTCAACAGCAAGCCTGTGGTCCTGCAAGTGACCCCGTGGACGTACAGAgagtccctgggggctgaggaggACTATGCCCCTGAGCTGCAGTTGCAGGAGGGGActgtaaaggagccctgggcacCATTCTTGGGGGAGGTGGCAACCAGCTTTGCCAAGTCTGTGGACAGCATGGTCCATAACTATCCACAGGGTGGCATGGTCAGTGCTGTGACCCAGAGTTATCCACAGGGTGGCATGGTCAGTGCTGTGACCcaggcccacccacagggtggcaTGGTCAGTGCTGTGACCcaggcccacccacagggtggcaTGGTCAGTGCTGTGACCcaggcccacccacagggtggcaTGGCCAGTGGTGTGACCCAGAGCTATCCACAGGGTGGGGTGGTCAGTGGTGTGACCCAGAGCTATCCACAGGGTGGGGTGGTCAGTGGTGTGACTCAGAGCTACCCACAAGGTGCCAATGTCAGTGGTGTAACCcaggcccacccacagggtggcaTGGTCAGTGGTGTGACCCAGGCCCACTCACAGGGTGCCGTGATCAGTGGTGTGACCCAGGCTCACCCACAGGGAGCCATAGTCAGTGGTATTGCCCAGACCCATTCAAAGGACGCCATGGTCAGTAGTGTGGGCCAGAGGCTTCCCCCAGCATCTGTGACCAGTCCCAGTATTCAGCCTCTAGGGTCCATGGCCAGTGGGGTAGCCCAGAGCCATCCACCGGGCTCCATGGTCAATGGCATGACCCAGGCCTTTCATTCAGAGTATGCAGTCAGCATTTGGGCCAGGGCTCCACCTCCAGGTCCTGTGGCCAGTGGTATGGCCCCTGCCCCCTCACAGGCCACCAGTGTAGCCACCCACTCTGGGGTTGGCAGCACTAGCCCCACGCCGCAGCCAGCAGCCAGTAATGGGTCATCCAGCAGGATCAGTCTGCATACGCAGTCTGTGGTCAACAGGCTCATATCCCAGTCCCAGGTAATCTCTGGGGCCCCATCAAAGCCGCCTGTGTTTACCCAGAGTCACTCCCAGGCAGCtgctctgcccccaccctccaggtCATCCCAGCCACCCCAGGGCAACTTCAGGCCCCCCAGCGTCCCCACAGGGTCCAACACCCAGATGAGGGACCCAGATCCTTCACAGGGGTCCCACACACCGCAACAATCCCCCCCGCCTAGCGAGGCAGTGCCCAGTCAATTCCAGATGGACACTGCTCCAGGTACCCAATTGTCCCCCGTGGCTAGGGATGTGGCCCAGAGCAGCCACCGCGCATCTCTGGGGCCCCGGAAATCCTACAAGTCCGTGCACAGCAGCATCGTGGCTGAGATGCTGGGTGACTCTGTGACCACGCTGGTGCCAGCCCCCCAGCTTCAGGAGAAGCCCCCTCAGCCCTCACAGACCACCAGGTCCTCTGTAGGCGCCCCGCACACGGGTATCATGCGCACCCAAGGCATGAGCGTCCCTAGGACTCACCCAGGCATCCACAGGGTGTCCTTGGGGTATGAGTCTTCTCCCGGTGGTTCCCGGAGACCCCTCTTTGACCAGGCATCCCCGCTGAAGTTGCAGGAGTCCCACGCTTCGGTGGCCCCGAAGAGCAGTCACCAACCCTCCCAGACCCCCAGTGCGCTGCAGAGAGAGATGGTCCTTGGTGTGGAGGGTGGCCAGCAACCTTGGAACACCAATGCCACCGCGGCCGCCGCCGTCCCCAGCGTCGTGGCTGGGACCAGGGACAGCATGGCGGGCCCCAGAAGCGTGTGGCAGCCGGTCAGGGGCCCAGGCCCATGGGATGTGAAGGCAGCTGGCTGGAGGAGCTCGGGGCAGCAGTGGGGGGCGGCGCAGAAGGTGGAGGAGCTGCGTGTCCGTGCTGTGATCACCATCCAGGCGCACGTGCGTGGCTACTTGGTGCGCCGCAAGATTAAAGCGTGGCACCAGAGTGCCACCACCATCCAGGCAGTGTGGCGTGGCCATGTGGTGCGGCGGCAGCTCTACCAGCTGCAGGGGACTAACCACACCATCCACACCCATTGGTGTAGCTACAAGACCCAgcaggaccaggaccagggccAGCAACCACGGCCCCAGGCTGTCTGGCCAGCTCCAGCAGACTGGACCAGGGCCTCATCAGAGCACCGATGCTTCCAGTCCTGCCAGCCTCGCTCTTGTGCCCTCTGCCAGACACTGAGTCTTGGGCTGGGGGCCCCGCCCAGTGTGGTCCTGCTGGTGGGCTCCAGCCCCCGCACCTGTCACATGTGCGGCCAGACGGTGCAAACCCGTGTGGTGCAAGGCACGGGTCAGGGAGCTGGGTGCCAGGAGAGCACCCCGGCACTGAGGACTCTCAGCGCTCAGCTGgtccccaccagcccctctggacCTTCCCttaccaccctccctccctgctgcgaGAAAGCAAAAGCGGCCACGACCATCCAGTCGGCCTGGAGGGGCTACGTGGCCCGGTGCCACCTCAAGAAGCAGCAGGCAGCTGCCAAGAAGCTGCAAGCAAACTGGCGTGGCCACTTCACCAGGACCTGCCTGACAACCGACTCCCTCCTGGGACTCACCAGGAGCTCCCTGGCAAATGACTCATTCCTGGGCCGGGAGAGACCCTGGGACAGGCAGAGGCACACCAAGTATCCCGGGGTCTAG